From the genome of Acidihalobacter aeolianus:
CGAATTTGGTGTGCGGCTTGATCGAACCCGGCTTGCACAGCACCTGGCCGCGCTCCACTTCTTCGCGCTTGGTGCCGCGCAGCAGCACGCCGACGTTGTCGCCCGCCTGACCCTGGTCCAGCAGCTTGCGGAACATCTCGACGCCGGTCACCGTCGTCTTGGTCGTGTCCTTGATGCCCACGATCTCGACTTCGTCACCCACCTTCACGATGCCGCGCTCGATACGCCCAGTCACCACGGTGCCGCGACCGGAGATCGAGAACACGTCTTCGATCGGCATCAGGAACGCACCGTCCACCGCACGCTCGGGCTCGGGGATGTAGCTGTCCATCTCGGCCACCAGCTTCTCGATCGCCGGCACGCCAATCTCGGAGGTGTCGCCTTCCAACGCCTTGAGCGCGGAACCCGTCACGATCGGGGTGTCGTCTCCCGGGAAGTCGTACGAGGACAGCAGGTCGCGAACTTCCATCTCCACCAGTTCGAGCAGCTCCGGATCGTCGACCATGTCGGCCTTGTTCAGGAATACCACGATGTACGGCACGCCCACCTGGCGGGCCAGCAGGATGTGCTCTCGCGTCTGCGGCATCGGGCCGTCCGCCGCCGAGCACACCAGGATCGCACCGTCCATCTGCGCCGCTCCCGTGATCATGTTCTTCACGTAGTCGGCGTGGCCGGGGCAGTCGACGTGCGCGTAGTGGCGCGCATCGGACTCATATTCCACGTGTGCGGTCGCAATCGTGATACCGCGGGCACGTTCTTCCGGCGCCTTGTCGATCTGGTCGTACGCCTGGAACGAGCCGCCGTGCTTCTCCGCCATCACCTTCGTCAACGCCGCCGTCAACGTCGTCTTACCATGATCCACATGTCCGATCGTACCCACATTCACATGCGGCTTCTTACGCTCAAACTTTTCCTTGGCCATTAAAGCACCCCAGTTTCCACGACTGACATCATTTCAGGACATACGCAGCGACGTTGCTCGACTGCACTCAATTAACCTTACAAAGTATGGAGCCCATAACCGGATTTGAACCGGTGACCTCTTCCTTACCAAGGAAGTGCTCTACCGACTGAGCTATATGGGCGCTTTGCATATTTCCAGCCCCAACCGGCCAAACCAACCAATGGAGCGGGTGATGGGAATCGAACCCACGTCATCAGCTTGGAAGGCTGAGGTTCTACCATTGAACTACACCCGCCTGCGGAACGTCTCGCGACCATTCACCGGTCAAGCAGAACTGTGTGGTGGAGGGGGGAGGATTCGAACCTCCGAAGGCTGAGCCAGCAGATTTACAGTCTGCCCCCTTTGGCCGCTCGGGAACCCCTCCAATACAAAGGCGGGAATTCTCTTCTAATTGAAGACCGCTTGTCAACCTCGCAAACACGCTCCCCGAGCCTAAAAAGTCTGCTAACATCCCGGGCGAACCGGCGCCAAAATCATTGGCGCTCCGCTTGCAGGCCGGAGACTATACACGCGCCATGAAGATCACGATATACGGATCGGGTTACGTAGGGCTGGTGACAGGGGCGTGTCTGGCCCAGGTGGGCAATCACGTGCTCTGCGTCGACGTCGATCCCGACAAGATCCGGCGCCTCGAACAGGGCGACATCCCCATCTACGAGCCCGGCCTCGACAAGCTCGTGCGCGACAACGCCGCCGCCGGCCGCCTGCGCTTCACCCTCGACGCCGCCGAGGGCGTCAAGCATGGCCTGTTCCAGTTCATCGCCGTCGGCACCCCGCCCGACGAGGACGGCTCGGCCGATCTGCGCCATGTCCTTGAGGTCGCCCGTACCGTCGGACGCCACATGGACGAGTATCGGGTGGTGATCAACAAGTCGACCGTGCCCGTGGGCACCGCCGACCGTGTCCGCGCGGCCCTCGCCGAGGCCCTCGCCGCGCGCGGGGTGACGGCGGAGTTCGATGTGGTCTCGAATCCGGAGTTCCTCAAGGAGGGCGCGGCCATCGAGGACTTCATGAAGCCCGACCGCATCGTGGTCGGCACGGACAATCCGCGCACCGGCGAGCTGATGCGGGCGCTGTATGCGCCCTTCAACCGCAGCCACGAGCGCGTGGTGCTGATGGATGTGCGTTCGGCCGAGCTGACCAAGTACGCGGCCAATGCCCTGCTGGCCACCAAGATCAGTTTCATGAACGAGCTGGCCAATCTGGCCGAGCGCCTGGGCGCGGACATCGAGGCGGTGCGCGTGGGCATCGGCTCGGACCCG
Proteins encoded in this window:
- a CDS encoding UDP-glucose dehydrogenase family protein, which codes for MKITIYGSGYVGLVTGACLAQVGNHVLCVDVDPDKIRRLEQGDIPIYEPGLDKLVRDNAAAGRLRFTLDAAEGVKHGLFQFIAVGTPPDEDGSADLRHVLEVARTVGRHMDEYRVVINKSTVPVGTADRVRAALAEALAARGVTAEFDVVSNPEFLKEGAAIEDFMKPDRIVVGTDNPRTGELMRALYAPFNRSHERVVLMDVRSAELTKYAANALLATKISFMNELANLAERLGADIEAVRVGIGSDPRIGYHFIYPGCGYGGSCFPKDVKALERTARGSGYQAELLAAVESVNERQKQRLFEKLHAHFDGNLKGRSFALWGLAFKPNTDDMREAPSRTLMEALWDAGARVQAYDPVAMHECRRIYGERPDLALCDSPEDTLEGADALLIVTEWTHFRSPDFDLIKQKLAHPLILDGRNLYDPKLLQQLGFQYLAIGRGQVPPTE
- the tuf gene encoding elongation factor Tu translates to MAKEKFERKKPHVNVGTIGHVDHGKTTLTAALTKVMAEKHGGSFQAYDQIDKAPEERARGITIATAHVEYESDARHYAHVDCPGHADYVKNMITGAAQMDGAILVCSAADGPMPQTREHILLARQVGVPYIVVFLNKADMVDDPELLELVEMEVRDLLSSYDFPGDDTPIVTGSALKALEGDTSEIGVPAIEKLVAEMDSYIPEPERAVDGAFLMPIEDVFSISGRGTVVTGRIERGIVKVGDEVEIVGIKDTTKTTVTGVEMFRKLLDQGQAGDNVGVLLRGTKREEVERGQVLCKPGSIKPHTKFEAEVYVLSKEEGGRHTPFFNGYRPQFYFRTTDVTGSVDLPEGTEMVMPGDNVSIKVSLIAPIAMEEGLRFAIREGGRTVGAGVVSKVIE